In Pseudobacter ginsenosidimutans, the following are encoded in one genomic region:
- a CDS encoding peptidylprolyl isomerase: MSVIQTIRDKAAWIIIAAIALALIAFIVQDAFQGRGGGMFGGSSDVIGKVNGKKIDAYEFDSRYKAAEQNYQAQNYPVDERLRGQIRESLWNEYVEDAILGNEFEKIGFAEIGKDERGDILYGENPPQMLRQQFTDPKTGAYDAHTAYQTINQLKKNTPQFNSFYGEFLPALEKARMKEKFVSLISNSAYTPKWLVEKMNTENSQVSNISYVNIPYSSVGDSAIRVTDEDVKQYVNENKEAYQQDEARGIEYVMFDAAPTAADSAVSYEAVATVKNEFAAAPEKDVESFLLRNNSELPYYNAYVLGSNMKVSNADSIKQLGDGQVFGPYLDGGNYTIAKMIGRRAIPDTVKVRHILVKIADPQAGQVRTDSAAKFLIDSITTAIRNGASFDSMVVKYSDDMGSKETHGEYTFESNKFGQLSREFAEAAFYGNAGDKKTVKVENSSYSGYHYIEVINQKNIGTAFKVAYLSRPIIASAETVNGASTAAAQFALDSKDKKSFDENAKKKNLNKYPAMDIKPLESGIPGLGDNRELVTWMFRTAKPGQVAERYYQIGDKFIVPVLVAAYEKGNMSVDRARPLVEYKVRNKKKAAEIVKKVGGANTLDGISKAVNQPVLKADSISYASPFVPNVGNEPKLIGAAFCKNFQTAVSTPIVGEIGVFYLKIDNLGAQPNPNFDVKQMQMMMNQQQRMVGMRVIEAMKKSADIKDYRINFF; the protein is encoded by the coding sequence ATGTCAGTCATTCAAACTATCCGCGACAAAGCCGCGTGGATCATCATCGCTGCGATTGCGTTAGCCCTTATCGCCTTTATTGTACAGGATGCCTTCCAGGGAAGAGGAGGCGGTATGTTCGGCGGTTCCTCAGACGTTATAGGTAAAGTGAATGGTAAGAAGATAGATGCGTATGAATTTGATTCCCGCTACAAAGCTGCGGAACAAAATTACCAGGCGCAGAACTATCCTGTTGACGAACGCCTCCGCGGTCAGATCCGTGAAAGCCTCTGGAACGAATACGTAGAAGATGCCATCCTCGGAAATGAATTTGAAAAGATCGGCTTCGCCGAAATCGGAAAAGACGAGCGCGGTGATATCCTGTACGGAGAAAATCCCCCCCAAATGCTGCGTCAGCAATTCACCGATCCAAAGACCGGTGCATACGATGCACACACTGCTTATCAAACCATCAACCAACTTAAAAAGAACACTCCGCAATTTAACAGCTTCTACGGAGAGTTCCTTCCCGCTCTGGAAAAAGCCAGAATGAAAGAGAAATTCGTTTCACTTATCAGTAACAGCGCTTACACTCCAAAATGGCTGGTTGAGAAAATGAATACAGAGAACAGTCAGGTTTCCAATATCTCTTATGTAAACATTCCTTACTCTTCTGTTGGTGATTCTGCTATCAGGGTTACCGATGAAGATGTTAAACAATATGTGAACGAGAATAAAGAAGCTTATCAGCAGGATGAAGCGAGAGGTATTGAATATGTTATGTTCGATGCTGCGCCCACTGCAGCCGACAGCGCAGTTTCCTACGAAGCAGTTGCCACTGTGAAGAATGAATTTGCTGCAGCTCCCGAAAAAGACGTAGAATCTTTTCTCCTCCGCAATAACAGCGAGCTTCCTTATTATAATGCATACGTACTTGGCAGCAACATGAAAGTGTCCAATGCAGATTCCATCAAACAACTCGGAGATGGCCAGGTGTTCGGACCTTATCTCGATGGTGGTAACTACACCATCGCTAAAATGATCGGACGCAGAGCTATCCCCGATACTGTGAAAGTGAGACATATCCTCGTTAAGATCGCAGATCCCCAGGCAGGACAAGTGAGAACAGACAGCGCCGCCAAATTCCTGATCGACAGCATCACCACTGCCATCCGCAATGGCGCCAGCTTCGACAGCATGGTGGTGAAGTACTCAGACGACATGGGAAGCAAAGAAACACACGGCGAGTATACTTTCGAATCCAACAAATTCGGACAACTCAGCAGGGAATTCGCGGAAGCTGCTTTCTACGGAAATGCAGGCGACAAGAAAACTGTAAAAGTGGAAAACTCTTCTTACAGCGGATACCATTATATAGAAGTAATCAACCAAAAAAATATCGGTACCGCTTTCAAGGTTGCGTACCTCAGCCGCCCGATCATCGCCAGCGCTGAAACAGTCAATGGCGCTTCAACTGCGGCTGCACAATTTGCGCTCGACAGCAAAGACAAAAAATCTTTCGACGAAAACGCCAAGAAAAAGAATCTGAACAAATATCCTGCAATGGACATCAAACCTCTCGAAAGCGGCATCCCAGGACTGGGCGACAATCGCGAGCTGGTGACCTGGATGTTCAGAACTGCAAAACCTGGACAGGTTGCTGAGCGTTATTATCAGATCGGCGACAAATTCATCGTTCCCGTTCTTGTAGCTGCCTACGAAAAAGGCAATATGTCTGTAGACCGCGCAAGACCATTGGTTGAATACAAGGTCCGCAACAAAAAGAAAGCAGCTGAGATCGTTAAGAAAGTTGGTGGCGCCAATACACTCGATGGAATCAGCAAAGCTGTTAACCAGCCTGTGCTGAAAGCAGACAGCATCTCTTACGCAAGTCCTTTCGTTCCAAATGTTGGTAACGAGCCCAAGCTGATCGGTGCTGCATTCTGTAAGAATTTCCAGACTGCAGTATCTACCCCAATCGTAGGTGAGATTGGAGTATTCTATCTGAAAATAGATAATCTCGGTGCACAACCAAATCCCAACTTCGATGTGAAGCAAATGCAAATGATGATGAATCAGCAGCAGAGAATGGTAGGCATGCGTGTAATTGAAGCCATGAAGAAATCAGCAGATATCAAAGACTACCGTATCAATTTCTTCTAA
- a CDS encoding DUF2480 family protein: protein MSEEIINKVAQSGLITLDLEDYFPKEPIVVFDLKDHLFMGMILKEKDFRTALQETDWSVYQGKLVAVTCSADAIIPMWAYMLVATYLTPVAAGVVFGDASSATQQFLVQRIAAIPAAEFADKRIVVKGCGDKTIGEAAYLTITTLLRPVAKSIMYGEPCSTVPIFKNK, encoded by the coding sequence ATGAGTGAAGAGATCATCAATAAAGTAGCGCAAAGCGGCCTGATCACACTGGATCTGGAAGATTATTTTCCGAAGGAGCCCATTGTGGTGTTCGATTTGAAGGATCACCTGTTCATGGGCATGATCCTGAAGGAGAAAGATTTCAGAACTGCCCTGCAGGAAACCGACTGGAGCGTATACCAGGGAAAACTGGTAGCAGTTACCTGTTCTGCAGATGCGATCATTCCCATGTGGGCCTACATGCTGGTGGCCACTTACCTCACACCGGTTGCTGCCGGTGTGGTATTCGGAGACGCTTCCTCCGCCACTCAACAATTCCTGGTTCAAAGGATAGCGGCAATACCTGCTGCCGAATTCGCCGATAAACGTATCGTTGTAAAAGGATGTGGAGACAAAACCATCGGTGAAGCGGCCTATCTCACCATCACCACGCTCCTGCGGCCTGTGGCCAAGAGCATCATGTATGGCGAGCCCTGCAGTACTGTTCCTATCTTCAAGAATAAATGA
- a CDS encoding cytochrome ubiquinol oxidase subunit I codes for MDVEILARVQFAFTIAFHYIYPPLSIGLGLLLVIYEGMYLKTGDKKYEQIARFWIKIFALIFGLGVATGIIMEFEFGTNWATYSKYVGDIFGSALAAEGIFAFALESGFLGILIFGWNRVGPKVHFFSCIMVFLGSMFSAVWIVVANSWQQTPAGYHIVGEGLNARAEITDFWAMVFNPSSVERLIHVWIGCFLAGAFLVLSVNAWYILKKRHLDIAKRSFRIALVVATVSGLLQLLAGHKSADGVARNQPAKLAALEGHFDSSARADMYLIGKVNNKTQEVSGISIPGGLSFLLHGNFTEPVKGLNAFPEDERPKQVNAIFQFYHIMVACGMIMIGMTLLACFYWWRKNLFDKRWLLRAFVWAVLLPQIANQAGWFAAEMGRQPWVVYGLLKTSDALSKSVTANQVLFSLILFLGVYFILFLLFLYLLNRKIQHGPVDYGTKEHIDEGSKRDNPIMDHES; via the coding sequence ATGGACGTAGAAATTTTAGCGCGCGTACAATTTGCTTTCACCATCGCTTTCCATTACATCTATCCACCCCTGAGTATCGGGCTGGGCCTGCTTTTGGTGATCTACGAAGGAATGTATCTGAAAACAGGCGACAAAAAATATGAACAGATCGCGCGGTTCTGGATCAAGATCTTTGCGCTGATCTTTGGTCTGGGTGTTGCCACCGGGATCATCATGGAATTCGAGTTCGGTACTAACTGGGCCACCTACTCGAAGTATGTAGGAGATATTTTCGGAAGCGCACTTGCTGCCGAAGGCATCTTTGCTTTCGCACTGGAATCGGGGTTTCTCGGTATCCTTATTTTCGGCTGGAACCGTGTGGGACCCAAAGTGCATTTCTTTTCCTGTATCATGGTGTTTCTTGGTTCGATGTTCTCTGCGGTCTGGATTGTGGTTGCCAACTCCTGGCAACAAACTCCTGCAGGTTATCATATTGTAGGCGAAGGATTGAATGCCAGAGCGGAGATCACCGATTTCTGGGCGATGGTATTCAATCCCAGCAGTGTGGAAAGGCTTATCCACGTGTGGATTGGTTGTTTTCTCGCCGGCGCCTTCCTGGTTTTGAGTGTGAATGCCTGGTATATCCTGAAGAAAAGACATCTCGATATCGCCAAACGATCTTTCAGGATCGCACTGGTAGTGGCAACGGTTTCAGGGCTTCTCCAGTTGTTGGCTGGCCATAAAAGTGCAGACGGGGTTGCCCGTAACCAACCTGCCAAGCTTGCCGCGCTGGAAGGACATTTCGATAGTTCCGCCAGGGCCGATATGTACCTGATTGGAAAAGTGAACAACAAAACACAGGAAGTGAGTGGCATCAGCATTCCCGGCGGTTTGAGTTTTTTGTTGCACGGAAATTTTACAGAACCGGTGAAAGGTCTCAATGCTTTTCCGGAAGATGAGCGGCCAAAACAGGTGAATGCCATCTTCCAATTCTATCATATTATGGTAGCATGTGGTATGATCATGATCGGAATGACGCTCCTGGCCTGCTTTTACTGGTGGCGTAAAAATCTTTTCGATAAAAGATGGTTACTCCGGGCCTTCGTATGGGCGGTACTGTTACCTCAGATCGCCAACCAGGCCGGATGGTTCGCTGCTGAAATGGGCCGGCAACCCTGGGTGGTATACGGTTTGCTGAAAACCTCCGATGCCCTGTCGAAATCAGTTACCGCCAACCAGGTGCTGTTTTCGCTCATCCTTTTTCTGGGTGTATACTTTATCCTCTTCCTTCTCTTTCTCTACCTCCTCAACCGCAAGATCCAGCATGGGCCGGTGGATTACGGCACCAAAGAGCATATCGACGAAGGCAGCAAACGCGATAACCCAATCATGGACCACGAATCATAA
- the cydB gene encoding cytochrome d ubiquinol oxidase subunit II — MDTFLGIDYNIWWFLVFGGVISGYAILDGFDLGAGALHLFLKKEQSRRIALNAIGPVWDGNEVWLVIGGGALFAGFPVAYAAIFSAFYVPFMIFLVGIIWRAVAIEFRSKEPMGWWRKTWDIVYSFASIVIALSLGLMLGNVAYGIPLNAEKEFDGNWLSFFNPFSILVAITTLALFMMHGAIYLTMKTENRLFAKLHILANNFIIFFVLSFVITTLYTLLYIPHLSDFFRENPLGFIIPLLMVLTIANIPRQIKKGKYRYAFISSSVTIALLLIMVALEVFPFLLYSTSDPQNSITIANAASSPKTMKILLIIALIGTPLVAIYTSFVFYTFKGKVKLDEMSY; from the coding sequence ATGGACACATTTCTCGGCATCGACTATAATATCTGGTGGTTCCTCGTTTTTGGCGGCGTGATCAGTGGTTATGCCATTCTTGACGGATTTGACCTGGGCGCCGGTGCGCTCCATCTCTTTTTGAAAAAAGAGCAGAGCCGGCGGATCGCGCTCAATGCCATTGGTCCGGTTTGGGATGGGAACGAAGTCTGGCTGGTGATCGGCGGCGGTGCATTGTTCGCGGGGTTCCCGGTAGCATATGCGGCCATCTTCTCTGCATTCTATGTACCATTCATGATCTTCCTGGTGGGAATTATCTGGAGGGCCGTGGCCATCGAGTTCCGGAGCAAGGAGCCGATGGGCTGGTGGCGAAAGACCTGGGATATTGTGTATTCATTTGCGAGTATCGTGATTGCTTTATCGCTCGGCCTGATGCTGGGAAATGTAGCTTATGGTATTCCGCTCAATGCGGAAAAAGAGTTCGATGGTAACTGGCTTTCTTTCTTCAATCCGTTCTCGATACTTGTTGCCATCACTACCCTGGCGCTGTTCATGATGCATGGCGCCATTTACCTGACCATGAAAACAGAGAACAGACTGTTTGCGAAACTGCATATCCTCGCCAATAATTTCATTATTTTCTTTGTGCTGAGTTTTGTGATCACCACATTGTACACCTTATTATATATCCCACACCTGAGTGATTTCTTCAGGGAAAACCCGCTAGGCTTCATTATTCCTTTACTGATGGTGCTGACCATCGCCAATATTCCAAGGCAGATCAAAAAAGGGAAATACCGCTATGCATTTATCAGCAGTTCCGTTACTATTGCTTTGTTACTGATCATGGTGGCGCTGGAAGTGTTTCCATTTTTACTGTATTCCACTTCCGATCCGCAGAACAGTATCACAATCGCAAATGCGGCTTCCTCTCCGAAAACCATGAAGATACTTTTGATCATTGCATTGATAGGAACACCGCTGGTGGCTATTTACACCAGTTTCGTGTTTTACACTTTTAAAGGGAAAGTGAAATTGGACGAGATGAGTTATTGA